A region of Solibacillus isronensis DNA encodes the following proteins:
- a CDS encoding THUMP domain-containing class I SAM-dependent RNA methyltransferase, translating into MTKFNLVATAAMGLEAIVAEEVRDLGYETRVDNGKVYFEGDEMAIARTNLWLRVADRVKIVVAQFPARTFDQLFEGVKAVQWEKYLPVDANFPVSGKSVKSTLFSVPDCQAITKKAIVERMKLAYKRLGFLDESGPTFKIEISILKDMATLTIDTSGVGLHKRGYRTTQGEAPLKETLAAALVKISKWSPSRPFVDPFCGSGTIALEAAMIGQNIAPGYNREFISESWPWMKQDIWDKARDEADSLANYDQELTIIGSDIDHKMVAIAQENALEAGFGDLLTFKQMQATDFTSKLTDGVIVTNPPYGERIGEVEEIEKMLRQFGQVMQNYPTWSVYMLSSMEDLEVHYGKKATKKRKLFNGFIRTDFYQYWGQKSKREN; encoded by the coding sequence ATGACAAAATTTAATTTAGTAGCAACAGCTGCGATGGGCCTAGAGGCAATTGTAGCAGAAGAAGTACGTGATCTAGGATACGAAACACGTGTAGATAACGGCAAAGTATATTTTGAAGGCGATGAGATGGCGATTGCTCGCACAAATCTTTGGTTACGTGTAGCGGACCGGGTGAAAATCGTCGTTGCCCAATTCCCTGCCAGAACATTTGATCAGCTATTTGAAGGCGTAAAGGCAGTTCAATGGGAAAAATACTTACCGGTGGATGCAAATTTCCCTGTGTCAGGTAAATCGGTCAAATCGACTTTATTCAGTGTACCGGATTGTCAGGCAATCACAAAAAAAGCTATTGTTGAACGAATGAAACTTGCATATAAACGTTTAGGATTTTTAGATGAGTCAGGTCCTACATTTAAAATTGAAATTTCGATTTTAAAAGATATGGCAACATTAACGATCGATACATCGGGCGTAGGCTTGCATAAACGTGGATACCGCACGACACAAGGTGAAGCACCATTAAAAGAAACACTTGCAGCAGCATTAGTGAAAATTTCAAAATGGTCACCAAGCCGTCCGTTCGTAGATCCTTTCTGTGGTTCGGGAACGATTGCATTGGAAGCGGCAATGATTGGTCAAAATATCGCACCAGGCTATAACCGCGAATTTATTTCCGAATCATGGCCATGGATGAAGCAGGATATTTGGGATAAAGCGCGTGACGAGGCAGATTCTTTAGCAAATTATGATCAGGAATTAACGATCATCGGTTCGGATATCGATCATAAAATGGTTGCTATCGCGCAAGAAAATGCACTTGAAGCAGGCTTTGGCGATCTATTGACATTCAAGCAAATGCAGGCAACGGATTTCACATCAAAGCTGACAGACGGAGTTATTGTTACAAACCCGCCATATGGTGAGCGTATTGGTGAAGTGGAAGAAATCGAGAAAATGCTGCGCCAGTTTGGTCAAGTAATGCAAAACTATCCGACTTGGTCAGTGTACATGCTGTCTTCAATGGAAGACTTAGAAGTGCATTACGGTAAAAAAGCGACGAAAAAGCGTAAATTATTCAACGGATTCATCCGCACAGACTTTTACCAGTATTGGGGACAAAAATCTAAGCGCGAAAATTAA
- a CDS encoding YppE family protein gives MKLLEVLFMQLIDETYQLIEECDACLHRFQEMRRLDKEPDFFNEVKPHVDEVHTRIHEWQQHATNWIKSQHPKNLYVQQIDHAADAMEQFVVQSFFKGTSKKRFIQSIQSAQYTLKLLATKIEEGEDDA, from the coding sequence ATGAAATTACTCGAGGTGCTCTTTATGCAATTAATAGATGAAACATACCAATTAATAGAAGAATGTGATGCGTGTTTACACCGTTTTCAGGAAATGCGACGTTTAGACAAGGAGCCGGATTTCTTTAATGAGGTCAAGCCACATGTCGATGAAGTCCATACACGTATTCACGAATGGCAGCAGCATGCGACAAATTGGATAAAAAGCCAGCACCCCAAAAATTTATACGTACAACAAATTGACCACGCAGCCGATGCAATGGAGCAATTTGTTGTACAGTCTTTCTTTAAAGGAACGAGCAAAAAACGGTTTATTCAATCGATCCAATCTGCCCAATACACATTGAAGCTACTCGCAACAAAGATTGAGGAAGGTGAAGACGATGCTTAG
- the recU gene encoding Holliday junction resolvase RecU: MVIRYPNGKLYENAPKIEKKKEAAKSQSVAKEKNKRAVNYSNRGKSLEDDLNETNMFYLHRNMANIHKKPVPIQIVKVDYPARSAAVIKEAYFRTPSTTDYNGVWNGYYIDFEAKETDSKTSFPLKNIHSHQMDHMHSVTNQRGVAFFIVRFSTLNRNFVISYHVVAKWFSAMDEGGRKSIPIAVFEQDAIEISEGYLPRLDYLQAVKKLIANNNVCESEEKHRDGK; the protein is encoded by the coding sequence ATGGTGATTCGGTATCCAAACGGTAAACTCTATGAAAATGCGCCAAAGATTGAGAAAAAAAAGGAAGCCGCTAAATCTCAATCAGTTGCTAAAGAAAAAAATAAAAGAGCCGTCAATTACAGTAACCGTGGAAAAAGCTTAGAAGATGACCTAAATGAAACAAATATGTTTTATTTGCATAGGAATATGGCAAATATACACAAGAAACCTGTTCCTATACAAATCGTCAAAGTAGATTATCCGGCTAGAAGTGCTGCTGTTATTAAAGAGGCTTATTTCCGCACACCTTCAACGACGGATTATAATGGCGTATGGAATGGATATTACATTGACTTTGAAGCAAAAGAAACGGATAGTAAAACATCCTTTCCATTAAAAAACATTCACTCTCACCAAATGGATCATATGCATTCCGTGACAAATCAACGAGGAGTTGCGTTTTTCATTGTACGATTCAGCACGTTAAACCGTAATTTTGTCATTTCGTATCATGTTGTGGCAAAATGGTTTTCAGCAATGGATGAAGGGGGAAGAAAATCTATACCAATCGCTGTTTTTGAGCAGGATGCCATCGAAATTTCCGAAGGCTATTTACCAAGGCTCGACTATTTGCAGGCGGTAAAAAAGTTAATCGCAAACAATAATGTTTGTGAAAGTGAGGAGAAACATCGTGACGGAAAATAG
- a CDS encoding DEAD/DEAH box helicase, whose product MLSKKRTISQLVDEWQYDEEMKQNIVAMHTIDEKQAQYADFPSNLHPSIIKALHGRGIEQLYIHQRQAFDYAQQKKHFTAITPTASGKSYCYHLPVLQQILEDRSSRAIYLFPTKALAQDQKSDLNELIELMDEDILSYTYDGDTAPGIRQKIRKAGHIVMTNPDMLHSGILPHHTKWVSLFENLKYIVIDELHTYKGVFGSHVAHVIRRLQRICEFYGSNPIFICTSATIKNPKELAESLTNSKHELIEQSGAPVGKKTFIFYNPPIVHPTFGVRRSAVLEVRDISKRLFEAGIQTIIFAKSRVRVEMLVTYLKSLTAKKIMDESIQGYRGGYLPSERREIEKGLRTGSIQMVVSTNALELGVDIGQLQACIMTGYPGNIASAWQQAGRAGRRQDEALIVYVAQSTALDQYVVQNPSYLLGSSPEEARINPENLLILMEHLKCAAFELPFSMEDTYGEYEVQELLAYLEEEGVLVRTSTKWHWMSDRFPAHEISLRSAAQENVVIIDISTPANTKVIGEMDTYSAMTLLHEEAIYLHQGIQFQVEKLDWEEKKAFVREVDVDYFTDANLAVELKVLSEDKSAPFKNSTVSYGDVSILAIPTIFKKIRFNTHDNIGSGPISIPPMEMHTNATWMSFELPNNWTEEQLTDALTGAAYAMGSFIPLFIHCDRSDVSVVPQVKAVHNEKPTLFIYDSYPGGIGLSERVYDVLLSLLERTAQHVENCPCQQGCPSCIGAQDSLGENKKQVMKVLNILINEMM is encoded by the coding sequence ATGCTTAGCAAGAAAAGAACCATTTCGCAGCTTGTCGACGAGTGGCAATATGATGAGGAAATGAAGCAAAATATTGTCGCCATGCATACGATCGATGAAAAGCAGGCCCAGTACGCAGATTTTCCTTCTAATTTACACCCATCGATCATTAAAGCATTGCATGGACGCGGTATTGAACAGCTTTATATCCATCAGCGCCAAGCGTTTGACTATGCACAACAGAAAAAGCATTTTACTGCGATTACACCGACTGCTTCGGGAAAATCGTATTGCTACCATTTGCCGGTTTTACAGCAAATTTTAGAAGACCGCTCAAGTCGCGCTATTTATTTGTTTCCTACAAAGGCGCTTGCACAGGACCAGAAATCAGATCTTAATGAATTGATTGAACTGATGGATGAGGATATTTTGAGTTACACATATGATGGAGATACTGCACCAGGTATTCGCCAAAAAATCCGGAAAGCCGGTCATATCGTCATGACAAATCCCGATATGCTGCATTCAGGCATTTTACCGCACCATACGAAATGGGTATCCCTTTTTGAAAACTTGAAGTACATTGTCATTGATGAGTTACATACGTATAAAGGCGTGTTCGGTTCACATGTCGCACATGTTATAAGAAGACTTCAGCGTATTTGCGAATTTTATGGAAGCAATCCGATTTTTATTTGTACGAGTGCCACAATCAAAAACCCTAAAGAACTGGCGGAAAGCCTGACAAATAGTAAGCATGAGCTGATCGAGCAATCAGGTGCGCCTGTCGGGAAGAAGACATTTATTTTTTACAACCCGCCGATTGTCCACCCGACATTTGGTGTAAGACGGAGCGCCGTGCTCGAAGTACGAGATATTTCGAAGCGTTTGTTTGAAGCAGGCATTCAAACAATTATTTTTGCAAAATCAAGAGTTCGTGTGGAAATGCTCGTGACGTATTTAAAGTCGTTAACAGCGAAAAAAATTATGGACGAATCGATTCAAGGCTATCGTGGCGGGTATTTGCCGAGTGAACGGCGAGAAATCGAAAAAGGTTTACGAACAGGCTCGATACAGATGGTCGTCAGTACGAATGCACTTGAATTGGGTGTTGATATCGGCCAATTACAGGCATGTATTATGACCGGCTACCCAGGGAATATCGCGAGTGCGTGGCAGCAGGCAGGAAGGGCAGGAAGACGTCAGGATGAGGCGCTCATTGTATATGTTGCGCAATCGACGGCGTTGGATCAATATGTTGTCCAAAATCCTAGTTATCTATTAGGAAGTTCACCAGAAGAAGCGCGTATTAATCCGGAAAACCTGTTAATTTTAATGGAGCATTTAAAATGCGCGGCATTTGAACTGCCATTTTCGATGGAAGATACGTATGGGGAATATGAAGTTCAGGAACTATTAGCCTATTTAGAAGAAGAGGGTGTGCTTGTCCGAACAAGTACGAAATGGCATTGGATGAGCGACAGATTCCCGGCGCATGAAATTTCCTTGCGCTCAGCTGCACAGGAAAATGTTGTCATTATCGATATTTCAACACCTGCCAATACGAAAGTAATCGGTGAAATGGATACTTACAGTGCGATGACTCTTTTACATGAAGAAGCCATCTATTTGCATCAAGGTATTCAGTTCCAGGTTGAAAAGCTCGATTGGGAAGAGAAAAAGGCATTCGTTCGGGAAGTGGATGTCGACTACTTTACAGATGCGAATTTGGCGGTCGAGCTGAAAGTGCTAAGTGAAGATAAATCGGCACCATTTAAAAACTCGACAGTAAGTTACGGAGATGTAAGCATTTTGGCTATTCCGACCATCTTTAAGAAGATCCGTTTTAATACACATGATAATATCGGTTCTGGTCCGATTTCGATTCCTCCAATGGAAATGCATACAAATGCGACATGGATGAGCTTTGAGTTGCCGAATAACTGGACGGAAGAACAACTGACCGATGCGCTGACAGGGGCTGCCTATGCAATGGGAAGCTTTATCCCATTATTCATTCACTGTGACCGGTCGGATGTGTCGGTTGTCCCACAAGTAAAAGCGGTTCATAATGAAAAACCGACATTGTTTATTTATGACAGTTATCCTGGTGGTATCGGTTTGAGTGAACGTGTGTACGATGTATTACTGTCGCTGCTTGAAAGAACAGCACAGCATGTGGAGAACTGTCCATGTCAGCAAGGTTGTCCCTCATGCATTGGTGCGCAGGATAGTTTAGGAGAAAACAAAAAACAAGTTATGAAAGTGTTAAATATTTTAATTAACGAAATGATGTGA
- a CDS encoding putative bifunctional diguanylate cyclase/phosphodiesterase, whose amino-acid sequence MSELKSNKSIMQELALSQFPKELIERVFENIAEGIMITDRYRRILSINVAFEFVTGFKLEEVQGKKPSILQSGVHDRAFYIDMWKQIGKAGMWQGEIWNRRKTGELYPEWLTILAIKDEAGKITNYCGIFTDLSERKIVEDELEKRALHDSLTEVCNRFAYIERMNALLEVTENKVMPIQHAVIFMDLDRFKQVNDLLGHAIGDQLLVEVSKRVKTLVRNKDILARFGGDEFVITLANIQHPREAAKFAEQVLRVFEAPIKVHDQDVYISTSMGISIYPADGTTTEHLLNRADRAMSFSKDNGRNCYSFYFDELETDSNRVLTLDSELRKAIENMEFTLAYQPKISTENNEIVGIEALVRWNSEKLGFVSPAEFVEHAEESGLIIPLSEMIFELACEGYHQLVSAGYPNVPIAVNVSSIHFQQQSFLDSVQKILERNNASAQSFEIEVTERTVMNSAQETVSKLVKLRQLGFKLSIDDFGTGYSSLSYLVRFPLDVLKIDRSFIQHICSLDDKQAIVDAIIQMAHRLQMKVVAEGVETSQQVDLLKSMGCDYIQGYYYSKPLPMEELIDFIQFWEVEHQGRI is encoded by the coding sequence TTGAGCGAATTGAAGTCTAATAAATCCATCATGCAAGAACTGGCATTGTCTCAGTTTCCAAAAGAATTAATCGAAAGAGTTTTTGAAAATATTGCGGAAGGTATTATGATTACCGACCGATATAGAAGAATTTTATCGATTAATGTTGCTTTTGAGTTTGTAACAGGCTTTAAATTAGAAGAGGTACAAGGAAAAAAACCGTCTATTTTGCAGTCTGGCGTGCATGACAGAGCTTTTTATATTGATATGTGGAAACAAATTGGCAAGGCAGGCATGTGGCAAGGCGAAATTTGGAATAGACGCAAGACGGGTGAATTATACCCCGAATGGCTGACAATACTAGCAATTAAAGATGAAGCAGGTAAAATTACAAATTACTGCGGCATTTTTACAGATTTGTCTGAACGTAAAATCGTGGAAGACGAACTTGAAAAAAGGGCTCTTCATGATTCATTAACAGAAGTGTGCAATCGTTTTGCCTATATTGAACGTATGAATGCACTTTTGGAAGTAACAGAAAACAAGGTAATGCCGATACAGCATGCCGTTATTTTTATGGATTTAGACCGCTTTAAGCAAGTGAATGATCTGCTCGGACATGCCATTGGTGATCAGTTATTGGTTGAAGTCTCAAAACGTGTCAAAACTTTAGTGAGAAACAAGGATATTTTAGCGCGCTTTGGTGGGGATGAATTTGTCATTACATTAGCAAATATCCAACATCCAAGAGAAGCTGCAAAATTTGCTGAGCAGGTGCTCCGGGTTTTTGAAGCGCCGATTAAAGTTCATGATCAGGATGTCTATATATCAACAAGTATGGGAATCAGTATTTACCCGGCGGACGGTACGACAACAGAACATCTATTGAATCGTGCCGATCGTGCCATGTCATTTTCGAAAGATAATGGGCGTAATTGCTACTCGTTCTACTTTGACGAGTTGGAAACTGATTCGAATCGAGTGCTGACACTTGATAGTGAGCTTCGTAAAGCAATTGAAAATATGGAATTTACGCTGGCCTATCAGCCGAAAATTAGTACCGAAAACAACGAAATTGTCGGTATCGAAGCATTAGTACGTTGGAACAGTGAGAAACTTGGCTTTGTATCACCTGCTGAATTTGTCGAACATGCCGAAGAATCAGGTTTAATTATCCCGCTGAGCGAGATGATTTTCGAGCTTGCATGTGAAGGCTACCATCAGCTTGTTTCTGCCGGGTATCCGAATGTACCGATCGCAGTAAATGTATCGAGCATTCACTTCCAACAGCAAAGCTTCCTGGATTCGGTTCAGAAAATTTTAGAGCGGAATAATGCTTCTGCTCAAAGTTTTGAAATCGAAGTAACAGAGCGGACAGTGATGAACAGCGCGCAAGAAACAGTGAGTAAACTAGTAAAACTGAGGCAATTAGGTTTTAAACTTTCAATCGACGACTTCGGGACAGGGTATTCTTCGTTAAGTTACTTAGTGCGATTCCCGCTCGATGTGCTCAAAATTGACCGCAGCTTCATTCAGCATATTTGCTCGCTTGATGATAAGCAGGCAATTGTCGATGCGATTATTCAAATGGCACATCGCCTGCAAATGAAAGTAGTAGCTGAAGGTGTGGAAACAAGCCAGCAAGTCGATTTGCTTAAATCGATGGGCTGTGATTATATACAAGGGTATTACTACAGTAAACCTTTGCCTATGGAAGAATTAATCGACTTCATCCAATTTTGGGAAGTCGAGCATCAAGGAAGGATTTAA
- a CDS encoding ribonuclease H-like domain-containing protein codes for MSYENKLLQMKKLLGKKTEQKKEKPKFLKPEPPLYSEQWQQAGLELVENEFGILFKREVHYPFDYQHGDYKLGELFPSLKRWKSQAEDHPFAISGDETIVFFDTETTGLKGAGTHIFLLGFLEADDEGFTLTQYVLADPSNEAALLFESKLWQRNVTIVSYNGKSFDWPQLQVRWTLNQQFLPPLKSQRQIDLLHSTKRLWKDDLSRMKLTQVEQDKLGFYRIGDIPGHLAPIIYFDAVKSGNAETLMKVLLHNEWDLLSLITLYIHSTNLLFDDISTESATTYTNIGKWFGDLKKRQTSTEILQAVTAHFETKDTGYAHFYLAYELKRIGETDLAIQSFQTALPAIPVRKQLQAYEQLAMLYEHKVKDYEQAYIYTKIGNNLLPEIPFQKETQLQNQQISWQKRLSRLDNKRNKNFFDK; via the coding sequence ATGTCGTATGAAAATAAGCTATTGCAAATGAAAAAATTGCTCGGCAAAAAAACGGAGCAAAAAAAAGAAAAACCGAAATTCCTTAAACCTGAACCGCCTTTATATAGCGAACAATGGCAACAGGCAGGGCTTGAACTGGTAGAAAATGAATTCGGCATACTTTTTAAACGGGAAGTGCATTATCCATTTGATTATCAGCATGGTGACTACAAGCTCGGGGAATTGTTTCCTTCCTTAAAGCGCTGGAAGTCCCAAGCCGAAGATCATCCGTTTGCCATTAGCGGTGATGAAACGATCGTGTTTTTTGATACAGAAACAACCGGTTTAAAAGGCGCGGGTACCCATATTTTTTTACTCGGTTTTTTGGAAGCGGATGATGAAGGTTTTACGCTTACACAATATGTATTGGCGGACCCTTCTAATGAAGCGGCCCTTCTTTTCGAATCAAAGCTATGGCAGCGAAATGTAACGATTGTTTCCTATAACGGAAAAAGTTTCGACTGGCCGCAGCTTCAAGTGCGATGGACATTAAACCAGCAATTTTTGCCGCCGCTGAAATCACAGCGGCAAATCGATTTGCTGCATAGTACGAAACGACTTTGGAAAGATGATTTATCGCGCATGAAGCTTACCCAAGTAGAACAGGATAAGCTTGGCTTTTACCGAATCGGGGATATACCTGGTCATTTAGCACCGATTATATACTTTGATGCGGTTAAGAGCGGAAATGCGGAAACGCTGATGAAAGTACTATTGCATAATGAATGGGATTTACTGTCGCTGATCACATTGTATATTCATTCAACGAATTTATTGTTCGATGATATATCAACGGAATCCGCGACAACGTATACAAATATCGGTAAATGGTTTGGCGATTTGAAAAAGCGGCAAACAAGTACGGAAATACTGCAGGCAGTGACGGCACATTTCGAAACAAAAGATACCGGTTATGCACATTTTTATTTAGCATATGAATTAAAGCGAATTGGAGAAACGGATTTAGCGATCCAATCATTCCAAACAGCGCTACCAGCTATTCCTGTAAGAAAACAGCTGCAGGCATACGAACAACTGGCCATGCTATATGAACATAAAGTAAAGGACTACGAGCAGGCATACATTTATACGAAAATAGGGAATAATTTACTTCCTGAAATACCGTTTCAAAAAGAAACACAGCTTCAAAATCAGCAAATAAGTTGGCAGAAAAGACTTAGTCGTTTAGACAATAAAAGAAATAAAAATTTTTTCGACAAATAA
- the gpsB gene encoding cell division regulator GpsB codes for MDIKLTADHILEKEFKKSMKGYNIDEVDQFLDLIREDYDTFTAKIASLEEENERLKQELANSSRKSAVAPAPTANSTNFDILKRLSNLEKHVFGSKLYE; via the coding sequence ATGGATATTAAATTAACAGCTGATCATATATTGGAAAAAGAATTTAAAAAGAGCATGAAAGGTTATAACATTGACGAAGTGGATCAATTTTTGGATCTGATTCGTGAAGATTATGACACATTTACTGCAAAAATTGCTTCCTTGGAAGAGGAAAACGAGCGCTTAAAGCAGGAGCTGGCAAACTCAAGCCGCAAATCGGCGGTTGCTCCTGCTCCAACAGCAAATAGTACAAACTTCGATATTTTAAAGCGACTTTCAAACTTGGAGAAGCATGTTTTCGGGAGTAAGCTTTACGAATAG
- a CDS encoding molecular chaperone has product MSKLSRLIEQVEMAQTLLSLQMEREQLRMKVEHLTNLLTVYQKVSLAETKSQVKNACSHMSSTNEENLIHLRTNIL; this is encoded by the coding sequence ATGTCGAAATTATCACGCTTAATCGAACAAGTTGAAATGGCACAAACATTATTATCATTGCAAATGGAACGTGAGCAATTAAGAATGAAAGTGGAGCATTTAACCAATCTACTCACTGTTTATCAAAAAGTTAGCTTAGCAGAAACAAAGAGTCAAGTAAAGAATGCCTGTTCGCATATGAGTAGTACAAACGAAGAGAATTTGATACACTTAAGAACAAATATACTTTAG